The proteins below come from a single Anderseniella sp. Alg231-50 genomic window:
- a CDS encoding META domain-containing protein, with the protein MLIFASATGEAGGGSLAGSEWGLGEGDDRFVQFGADGKVSGHAGCNRFFTSYERDGTKLKIAGIATTRKLCSDATMKREKEWLGVLKRVRAIELTHLKLILYGAKRTRLATLKRRDFD; encoded by the coding sequence ATGCTGATTTTTGCATCTGCCACCGGGGAGGCTGGTGGCGGTTCGCTGGCCGGGTCCGAGTGGGGTCTGGGCGAGGGTGATGACCGCTTTGTGCAGTTTGGCGCTGACGGCAAGGTTTCCGGCCATGCTGGGTGCAACCGGTTTTTCACCAGCTACGAACGAGACGGAACGAAGCTGAAGATCGCCGGCATCGCAACCACACGCAAATTATGCAGTGACGCCACCATGAAGCGGGAGAAGGAGTGGCTCGGGGTGCTGAAACGGGTGCGTGCAATCGAACTGACGCATTTGAAGCTCATCCTTTATGGTGCAAAACGAACCCGATTGGCGACCCTGAAACGCCGGGATTTCGATTAG
- a CDS encoding winged helix DNA-binding protein, with product MNNEKTGKLGPIVSSSHLAQGAMPSLSEFEFGLIMASHAFQRWMVRCMTAAGVPGLSPLDVLVLFSVHHRTKPKRLADICLVLNVEDTHLVTYAIRKLDGAGLVKSGKSGKEKTVVLTDKGDEVCRKYREVREELLVETIKSLGLKPETASALAKELRVLSGHYDQAARAAASL from the coding sequence ATGAATAATGAGAAGACTGGAAAACTCGGACCAATCGTCTCGTCGTCGCACCTGGCGCAAGGTGCGATGCCGTCGCTGTCGGAGTTTGAATTCGGCCTGATCATGGCGTCTCACGCCTTTCAGCGCTGGATGGTTCGCTGCATGACTGCCGCCGGCGTGCCCGGCCTGTCGCCGCTTGATGTGCTTGTGCTGTTTTCGGTGCACCATCGCACCAAGCCAAAGCGCCTGGCTGATATTTGCCTGGTGCTGAATGTCGAAGACACTCATCTGGTGACCTATGCCATTCGCAAGCTGGACGGGGCCGGGCTGGTGAAGTCGGGCAAGTCTGGCAAGGAAAAGACAGTTGTGCTGACCGACAAGGGCGACGAAGTGTGCCGCAAGTACCGTGAAGTGCGCGAGGAACTGCTGGTGGAAACCATCAAGTCCCTGGGCTTGAAACCCGAAACGGCATCGGCCCTTGCCAAGGAACTGCGGGTCCTGTCGGGTCATTATGATCAGGCAGCAAGGGCTGCTGCGTCGCTGTGA
- a CDS encoding glutathione S-transferase N-terminal domain-containing protein produces the protein MSEPVLLFGADYSVYVRICRIVLAEKGVDYTLHPVDIFADGGPPGSYLELNPFGRIPSFRHGTFELYETDAITAYVNEAFDGPDLMPSDIRARARARQIMRLADTEVYKHLVWGVYVPWKDKGVLPGLGRAGLILGELQRLAGENWLAGGQVSLADAHVYPMLTYFSMVPEGAAKLAQFPRLALWMEQMRELNSVVFSRFSEEKSGAGSL, from the coding sequence GTGAGCGAACCCGTCTTACTGTTTGGCGCCGACTATAGTGTCTATGTCCGCATCTGCCGCATCGTGCTGGCCGAAAAGGGTGTGGACTACACGCTGCATCCAGTGGACATCTTTGCCGATGGCGGGCCACCGGGGAGCTATCTCGAGCTGAACCCGTTTGGCCGCATTCCGTCATTCCGGCATGGCACGTTTGAGCTTTATGAAACCGATGCAATCACGGCTTACGTCAATGAGGCCTTTGACGGCCCTGACCTGATGCCGTCCGATATCCGGGCCCGCGCCCGGGCCCGCCAGATCATGCGGCTGGCGGACACTGAAGTGTACAAGCATCTGGTGTGGGGCGTGTATGTGCCGTGGAAGGACAAGGGTGTACTGCCCGGTCTTGGGCGTGCCGGTCTCATTCTGGGCGAATTGCAGCGGCTTGCCGGGGAAAACTGGCTGGCCGGAGGCCAGGTCAGCCTTGCCGATGCTCATGTCTATCCGATGCTGACCTATTTCTCCATGGTGCCGGAAGGTGCCGCAAAACTGGCCCAATTCCCCCGTCTGGCACTATGGATGGAACAAATGAGAGAGTTGAACAGTGTTGTTTTTTCCCGGTTTTCAGAGGAAAAATCCGGTGCTGGTTCACTTTAA
- a CDS encoding aldo/keto reductase translates to MDYVKLGGAGVKVSRLCLGMMSYGTPGWPHHPWVLGEAEAQPFLKGALDAGINFFDTADFYSTGASEEILGNFVAANMKRSNAVIATKVCLPMGDDPNDKGLSRKHILEGIDASLKRLKTDYVDLLYIHRLDPDTGFEELADALNDVVRAGKATYLGASSMWTWQFAMLREMQRANGWAQFRVMQNFYNLCYREEEREMIPYCEAEGVALVPWSPMARGFLAGNQPKDGKGATSRGQTDKIAQGYFGTRQDYAVLARVEKLAAKLGVKPAQVALAWVLAKGITSPIIGATKPHHLSDAVAATDIKLTDAQVASLEAPYAPRAVQGHS, encoded by the coding sequence ATGGACTATGTGAAACTTGGTGGCGCCGGCGTTAAGGTATCGCGGCTCTGCCTCGGGATGATGAGTTATGGCACACCGGGATGGCCGCATCATCCCTGGGTGCTGGGCGAGGCGGAGGCGCAACCCTTCCTCAAGGGCGCACTGGATGCGGGCATCAATTTCTTCGACACGGCTGACTTTTATTCAACCGGCGCCAGTGAGGAGATTCTCGGCAATTTCGTTGCCGCGAACATGAAGCGGTCGAACGCCGTGATCGCCACCAAGGTGTGCCTGCCGATGGGCGATGACCCCAACGACAAGGGATTGTCACGCAAGCACATCCTCGAAGGTATAGATGCATCGCTGAAGCGGTTGAAAACCGATTATGTCGACCTTTTGTATATTCACCGGCTTGACCCCGACACCGGGTTCGAGGAACTGGCGGATGCCCTGAACGATGTGGTGCGGGCCGGCAAGGCGACCTATCTCGGGGCCTCCAGCATGTGGACCTGGCAGTTCGCCATGCTGCGTGAAATGCAGCGTGCCAATGGCTGGGCGCAGTTCCGCGTGATGCAGAATTTCTACAACCTGTGCTATCGCGAGGAAGAACGCGAGATGATCCCGTATTGCGAGGCAGAAGGCGTGGCGCTGGTGCCATGGTCGCCGATGGCGCGCGGCTTCCTGGCCGGCAACCAGCCGAAAGATGGCAAGGGTGCCACGTCGCGCGGGCAGACCGACAAGATCGCGCAAGGATACTTTGGCACCAGGCAGGACTATGCCGTGCTGGCGCGGGTGGAAAAACTGGCAGCGAAACTGGGTGTGAAACCGGCGCAGGTGGCACTGGCGTGGGTGCTGGCCAAGGGCATCACATCGCCCATTATCGGCGCCACCAAACCGCATCACCTGAGCGATGCGGTTGCGGCAACAGACATCAAGCTGACCGATGCGCAGGTCGCATCGCTCGAGGCCCCCTATGCGCCACGTGCGGTTCAGGGCCACTCGTGA
- a CDS encoding flavodoxin family protein, producing the protein MTKRLLIVAHVPSPNTTALRDAAVRGASSPDVSGIETVSKTPFEAGPEDVLACDGIILGTTENLGYMSGALKDFFDRTYYGVIEEKQGLPLGVYIRAGLDGTGTRRAIESITGGLRWKLVQEPMILHGEWQDDFTQQVEELGLAMAAGLEAGVF; encoded by the coding sequence GTGACCAAGCGGCTCCTGATAGTCGCGCATGTGCCGTCGCCCAACACCACCGCGCTTCGTGACGCAGCGGTGCGCGGAGCCTCGTCACCGGATGTGTCGGGCATAGAAACCGTGTCGAAAACACCGTTCGAGGCAGGTCCGGAAGATGTGCTGGCGTGTGACGGCATTATCCTCGGCACTACGGAAAATCTCGGCTACATGTCGGGTGCCCTGAAGGACTTTTTCGACCGCACCTATTATGGGGTGATCGAGGAAAAACAGGGCTTGCCGCTGGGTGTCTATATCCGGGCAGGCCTGGACGGCACCGGTACGCGCCGCGCCATTGAAAGCATTACCGGCGGCCTGCGCTGGAAACTGGTGCAGGAGCCGATGATCCTGCACGGCGAGTGGCAGGACGATTTTACGCAACAGGTTGAAGAGCTTGGGCTGGCCATGGCGGCAGGTCTTGAGGCAGGGGTCTTTTGA
- a CDS encoding EamA family transporter, whose product MSHTTKGYLLAFAGVVIFGLTLPFTRIAVAELPPVFVGLGRAIFAAVIAGFMLLVTRSPRPVRRDLLKLLLAGFGIVIGFPLFSAIAMQTAPASHGGVVLGILPLATAAAAIVFAGENPSLKFWAWAIAGSVAVVVFALLNAGGGELYGADLWLLASIIAAAVGYAISGDLTRRLGGWQVISWCLLVMVPIIIIPVMFSLPEVNWNASSSAWLAFAYVAVFSQFLGFFFWNNGMALAGVAKAGQVQLLQIFVTLAGSWALLGETVTAVTFGFALIVALCVWMGRKA is encoded by the coding sequence ATGTCGCACACCACCAAGGGCTATTTGCTGGCATTTGCCGGTGTCGTCATTTTTGGCCTGACACTGCCGTTTACGCGCATTGCCGTGGCTGAATTGCCGCCGGTGTTCGTCGGTCTGGGCCGCGCCATTTTTGCCGCCGTGATTGCAGGTTTCATGCTGCTGGTGACGCGTTCACCCCGTCCGGTCCGTCGCGACCTGCTGAAATTATTACTGGCGGGATTCGGCATCGTCATCGGCTTTCCGCTGTTTTCCGCCATTGCCATGCAAACCGCCCCGGCCAGTCACGGCGGCGTCGTGTTGGGCATTCTGCCATTGGCAACGGCAGCTGCCGCCATCGTGTTCGCCGGTGAAAACCCGTCATTGAAATTCTGGGCCTGGGCCATAGCAGGTTCTGTTGCGGTGGTTGTGTTTGCCCTGCTGAACGCCGGCGGCGGTGAGCTTTACGGCGCCGATTTGTGGTTGCTGGCATCCATCATCGCCGCCGCCGTCGGCTACGCCATATCAGGCGATCTGACCAGGCGGCTCGGCGGGTGGCAGGTCATTTCCTGGTGCCTGCTGGTCATGGTGCCGATCATCATAATTCCGGTGATGTTTTCCCTGCCAGAGGTGAACTGGAATGCGTCGTCCTCAGCCTGGCTGGCATTTGCCTATGTGGCCGTGTTCTCGCAGTTCCTCGGCTTCTTCTTCTGGAACAACGGCATGGCACTTGCCGGCGTGGCAAAAGCGGGCCAGGTGCAGTTGCTGCAGATCTTCGTGACCCTGGCAGGATCATGGGCCCTGCTCGGTGAAACGGTGACCGCGGTTACCTTCGGTTTTGCTCTAATAGTGGCGCTTTGCGTATGGATGGGCCGCAAGGCATGA